A window of the Tunturibacter empetritectus genome harbors these coding sequences:
- a CDS encoding 4-hydroxy-3-methylbut-2-enyl diphosphate reductase yields MITTTLDHAAGTESGNKTKTKRVLLLKPRGFCAGVVRAIDIVQIALETFGAPIYVRKEIVHNSYVVTDLAKKGAIFVNELDEVPEGARVIYSAHGVSPAVRDRAKERGLKVVDATCPLVTKVHVEAIKFAKQGYSLVLIGHRDHDEIEGTQGEAPDVTQVVSTVQEVADLVVPDPNRVAYLTQTTLSLDEARDMIQALKNKYPNIVGPHSQDICYATENRQVAVKNVAHGADLVLVVGSTNSSNSNRLVEVSKNLDTNSYLIDTADAIRPEWLDGVDTVAVTAGASAPEVLVKDVVEYLQTMGYGSVDEVEVMPENVRFGLPPEIVQAIASAPPVNR; encoded by the coding sequence GTGATTACAACCACCCTTGACCACGCTGCTGGAACCGAGAGCGGCAACAAAACGAAAACTAAGCGGGTTCTCCTCCTCAAGCCTCGCGGCTTCTGTGCCGGCGTAGTGCGTGCGATCGATATCGTGCAGATTGCGCTGGAGACCTTTGGCGCTCCGATCTATGTTCGCAAAGAGATTGTTCATAACAGCTATGTTGTGACCGACCTGGCGAAGAAGGGCGCAATCTTTGTCAACGAACTTGACGAGGTTCCAGAGGGCGCTCGGGTGATTTACTCGGCTCATGGAGTTTCGCCGGCGGTTCGCGACCGGGCGAAGGAACGCGGGTTGAAGGTGGTGGATGCGACCTGCCCGCTGGTGACGAAGGTTCACGTGGAGGCGATCAAGTTTGCCAAGCAGGGGTACTCACTGGTGCTGATCGGGCATCGTGACCATGACGAGATTGAGGGCACGCAGGGTGAGGCTCCGGATGTGACCCAGGTGGTTTCGACGGTGCAGGAGGTTGCGGACCTGGTTGTGCCGGATCCGAATCGTGTGGCGTATCTGACGCAGACGACGCTGTCGCTCGATGAGGCCCGGGATATGATCCAGGCGCTCAAGAACAAGTATCCGAATATCGTTGGGCCGCACTCACAGGATATCTGCTACGCAACGGAGAACCGGCAGGTTGCGGTGAAGAACGTTGCTCATGGAGCGGATCTGGTGCTGGTTGTCGGATCGACAAACAGCTCCAACTCCAACCGTTTGGTCGAGGTTTCGAAGAATCTGGATACGAATTCGTATCTGATCGATACGGCAGATGCTATTCGGCCGGAGTGGCTTGATGGTGTCGATACAGTTGCTGTGACAGCTGGCGCTTCGGCTCCTGAGGTTCTTGTCAAGGATGTCGTCGAATATCTGCAGACGATGGGCTATGGCTCCGTCGATGAGGTTGAAGTGATGCCGGAGAACGTGCGCTTTGGTTTGCCTCCGGAGATCGTTCAGGCGATTGCATCTGCTCCACCAGTAAACCGGTAA